One genomic segment of Methanothermococcus okinawensis IH1 includes these proteins:
- the fsa gene encoding fructose-6-phosphate aldolase has translation MKFFLDTANVDKIREFAEIGLVDGVTTNPTLIAKEGRDFHEVIKEICSIVKGPVSAEVTALDAEGMIKEARELSKLADNVVVKIPMTKEGLKAVNVLSKEGIKTNVTLVFSANQALMAAKAGATYISPFVGRLDDIGQNGMQLIAEIVQIFRNYDIKTEIIVASVRHPMHVIEAAELGADIATIPFAVLDKMFNHPLTDKGIDRFMKDWEEYLKNKK, from the coding sequence ATGAAGTTTTTCTTAGATACTGCAAATGTTGATAAAATTAGAGAATTTGCTGAGATAGGATTGGTTGATGGTGTTACAACAAACCCAACACTCATTGCAAAGGAAGGAAGAGACTTCCACGAAGTAATTAAAGAAATATGTTCTATTGTAAAAGGTCCAGTAAGTGCTGAGGTAACGGCACTTGATGCAGAAGGCATGATAAAAGAAGCAAGAGAGCTCTCAAAACTTGCAGATAATGTTGTGGTTAAAATACCTATGACAAAGGAAGGGTTAAAGGCAGTAAATGTTTTATCAAAAGAAGGAATAAAAACAAATGTTACTCTTGTTTTCTCGGCAAATCAGGCATTAATGGCTGCAAAAGCAGGAGCTACCTATATATCCCCATTTGTTGGAAGATTGGATGATATCGGTCAAAACGGTATGCAATTAATAGCAGAAATTGTTCAGATATTCAGAAACTACGACATAAAAACAGAAATAATTGTAGCATCGGTAAGACATCCAATGCATGTAATTGAAGCAGCGGAGCTCGGTGCAGATATTGCAACAATTCCATTTGCAGTATTGGACAAAATGTTTAACCATCCATTGACAGACAAAGGTATTGATAGATTTATGAAAGATTGGGAAGAATATTTAAAAAATAAGAAATAA
- a CDS encoding site-2 protease family protein codes for MQSFKIARVMGIPIELHITFILLLILVYYFWDIGGFILYVFLFTSVVLHELGHSYVAKKYGVHIEKILLLPIGGMAMMDRIPKEGEFKIAIAGPIVSIILGILFLGLSTFMDFNILKIDNMVYPLFMTVGVLNLMLGVFNLLPAFPMDGGRVLRALISHKVGYLKATKIASTIGQYLSLIMLGFGIISLNIILILIAIFIYYGASQEYHALLSHDVFNKIKVKDIMSEDIVSVSPDDSIKDLVDLMFKYKYMGYPVVKDGKLVGSVSFNDIRNVDENISVKDIMKPPIVVSKNMDLNDLLLKMGNSERAYVVENNKLKGIISKTDIIRILKLLGLKRYEDNENNKK; via the coding sequence ATGCAATCGTTTAAAATCGCAAGGGTTATGGGGATTCCAATTGAACTTCATATCACATTTATTTTGCTTTTAATATTGGTATATTATTTTTGGGATATTGGAGGTTTTATATTATATGTATTTCTATTTACATCCGTAGTTTTGCATGAATTGGGTCATTCATATGTGGCTAAGAAATATGGGGTGCATATAGAGAAAATTCTTCTTCTTCCAATAGGTGGAATGGCTATGATGGATAGAATTCCAAAAGAAGGAGAATTTAAGATAGCTATTGCTGGACCTATTGTAAGCATTATTTTAGGGATTTTATTTTTAGGGCTATCGACTTTTATGGATTTTAATATTCTAAAAATTGATAATATGGTATATCCGTTATTTATGACTGTTGGCGTGTTAAATCTCATGTTGGGAGTATTTAATTTGCTTCCTGCATTTCCCATGGATGGTGGAAGGGTATTGAGAGCTCTGATTTCACATAAGGTGGGGTATTTAAAAGCTACAAAAATAGCCTCCACCATTGGGCAATATCTTTCATTGATTATGCTTGGTTTTGGTATTATATCATTAAATATTATATTGATTTTAATAGCCATCTTTATATATTATGGAGCTTCTCAGGAGTATCACGCCTTATTATCTCATGATGTATTCAATAAAATAAAGGTTAAAGACATCATGTCAGAAGATATAGTATCGGTTTCACCAGATGATTCTATCAAAGATTTGGTAGATTTAATGTTTAAATATAAGTATATGGGTTATCCAGTAGTTAAAGATGGAAAACTTGTAGGTAGCGTTTCTTTTAATGATATAAGAAATGTTGATGAAAATATATCGGTAAAAGACATTATGAAACCTCCTATTGTGGTATCTAAAAATATGGATTTAAACGACCTTTTGCTTAAAATGGGTAATTCTGAGCGGGCTTATGTTGTAGAAAACAATAAGTTGAAAGGTATTATCTCAAAAACAGACATAATTAGAATATTAAAATTATTGGGATTAAAAAGATATGAGGATAATGAAAATAATAAAAAATAA
- the fbp gene encoding fructose-1,6-bisphosphate aldolase/phosphatase, with translation MEEKITLSVIKADVGGLCGHTLAPDELLDTCEYVLEEAIDELLIDYYVTRCGDDIDLIMTHKLGTDNENIHGLAWKAFEEATEVAKELKLYGAGQDLLAEGFTGNVKGMGPGCAEMEFVERPSEPVIVFCCDKTDPTAFNMPFYKIFADPFHTAGLVYDNSMTGGFKFDVLDMYGNKQITLKTPEESYSLLALIGNLEKYAVKRVFRAKDNEIAAIASSEKLNLMAGKYVGKDDPVAIVRAQSGMPAVGEVLEAFATPHLVPGWMRGCHWGPLMPVGEDDARPSRFDGPPRIMALGFQLSEGRLVGPNDLFADISFNNARQKALDMADMIRSMGPFQPHRLPESMMEYSSIPQIMEALKDRFVDTEKVKKLEKTRERGDME, from the coding sequence ATGGAAGAAAAAATAACCCTAAGCGTTATCAAAGCTGATGTTGGAGGATTGTGCGGACACACCTTGGCACCAGATGAATTGTTAGACACCTGTGAATATGTTCTTGAAGAGGCTATTGATGAGTTATTAATTGACTATTATGTCACAAGATGTGGTGATGATATAGATTTAATCATGACCCACAAACTCGGAACAGATAATGAAAATATACACGGCTTAGCATGGAAAGCATTTGAAGAAGCAACAGAAGTTGCTAAGGAATTAAAATTATACGGTGCAGGTCAGGATTTACTTGCAGAAGGATTCACAGGAAATGTAAAAGGTATGGGTCCAGGATGTGCTGAAATGGAATTTGTTGAAAGACCAAGTGAGCCTGTAATAGTATTTTGCTGTGATAAAACAGACCCAACAGCATTTAACATGCCATTCTACAAGATATTTGCAGACCCATTCCATACAGCAGGATTAGTTTATGATAACTCCATGACTGGTGGATTTAAATTCGATGTATTGGACATGTATGGAAATAAACAAATTACCTTAAAAACACCAGAAGAATCTTACTCTTTATTGGCATTAATCGGAAACTTAGAAAAATATGCTGTAAAAAGAGTATTCAGAGCAAAAGATAACGAAATTGCAGCAATTGCAAGCTCCGAAAAATTGAACTTAATGGCTGGAAAATATGTAGGTAAGGATGACCCTGTTGCAATTGTAAGAGCTCAGAGTGGTATGCCAGCAGTTGGTGAAGTATTGGAAGCATTTGCAACACCTCATCTTGTTCCAGGATGGATGAGAGGATGTCATTGGGGACCATTAATGCCTGTTGGTGAAGATGACGCAAGACCTTCAAGATTTGATGGACCACCAAGAATAATGGCATTAGGATTCCAACTATCAGAAGGAAGATTGGTAGGACCTAATGATTTATTCGCAGATATTTCATTCAACAATGCAAGACAGAAGGCTTTGGATATGGCAGATATGATAAGAAGCATGGGACCATTCCAGCCACACAGATTGCCAGAATCTATGATGGAATATTCCTCCATTCCTCAGATAATGGAGGCATTAAAAGATAGATTCGTAGATACTGAAAAAGTTAAAAAATTGGAAAAAACAAGAGAAAGAGGGGACATGGAATAA
- the mtnA gene encoding S-methyl-5-thioribose-1-phosphate isomerase, which yields MNNDLRPIIWDDDNKQLILIDQRKLPNSLEYYTCKNYHDVAFAIKNMVVRGAPAIGVSAAYGMALAELHNSSRDYIEKAYNELKNTRPTAVNLFWALDRCIEAYNNKSSIMEEAKRIHKEDIEVCKKIGQIGEKIIDDGDTILTHCNAGALATSAYGTALSVIRFAYYNNKKINVIADETRPRLQGAKLTAFELNYEGIPVKVIPDNTAGFLMKKGMVDKIVVGADRVLRDYTVFNKIGTYSLAVLAKYHNVPFYVTAPYSTFDFKNNIEDITIEERDEKEVIYIDGVRIIPEGVSAYNYAFDATPAELITGIITEKGIIHPNNR from the coding sequence ATGAATAACGATTTAAGACCTATTATATGGGATGATGACAATAAACAATTGATATTAATTGACCAGAGAAAACTTCCAAATAGTTTAGAGTATTATACCTGTAAAAACTATCATGATGTTGCATTTGCCATTAAAAACATGGTTGTAAGGGGAGCTCCTGCAATAGGAGTATCCGCAGCATACGGTATGGCGCTTGCTGAATTACACAACAGCAGCAGGGATTATATAGAAAAAGCATATAATGAGTTAAAAAACACGAGACCAACCGCTGTAAATTTGTTTTGGGCTTTGGATAGGTGTATAGAAGCATACAATAATAAATCTTCCATAATGGAGGAAGCTAAGAGGATTCACAAAGAAGATATCGAAGTATGTAAAAAAATAGGGCAAATAGGAGAAAAGATTATCGATGATGGAGATACTATTTTAACACACTGTAATGCAGGAGCTCTTGCAACTTCGGCATATGGGACGGCATTAAGTGTTATTAGGTTCGCATACTATAACAACAAAAAAATTAATGTTATAGCAGATGAAACAAGACCAAGACTACAAGGTGCAAAATTAACGGCATTTGAACTTAATTATGAAGGCATTCCTGTTAAAGTTATTCCTGATAATACCGCTGGTTTTTTAATGAAAAAGGGCATGGTTGATAAGATTGTAGTTGGGGCAGATAGGGTTTTAAGGGATTATACTGTGTTTAATAAAATAGGCACTTATTCCCTTGCAGTTCTTGCAAAATACCACAATGTACCATTTTATGTGACAGCACCCTATTCAACATTTGATTTTAAGAACAACATTGAGGATATTACAATTGAAGAAAGGGATGAAAAGGAGGTTATATATATAGACGGCGTTAGAATAATTCCAGAAGGTGTTTCGGCATATAATTATGCGTTTGATGCCACACCAGCAGAGTTAATCACTGGAATAATCACTGAGAAGGGCATAATTCATCCAAATAATAGATAG
- a CDS encoding molybdopterin molybdotransferase MoeA: protein MLLKDLISYNDAKNIIFNSFNELMRYKYKVVDIRSSYNKISFEDIRAPTDLPMFDKSAMDGYAVIAEDTFGASETNPIILNLIDNTNNIIKTDECVKLSTGMPLPKEANAVVMKEYCIEEDGFIEVRRGAHPYENVARVGEDVKKGDIVVKKGEVITPYHIALLSSLGIKNIKVYDLKIGLLSTGDELVDLDDFNTVNELKNGYKIVNSNSLMLYSLINEIGLTPTIYKRARDNKEEIKNSILKALGENDIVITTGGTSVGDRDYTIEAIKEIGKLLLHGVQIRPGKPFGFAKSILNDEEKFVFILSGYPVASAVQFELFFRNYFRARKYVYLPLNRNIASTLGRTDIVRVKLINKDNKTYIEPLRITGSGVLSSITKADGYVLIDENIEGYEGGDIVKVYFL, encoded by the coding sequence ATGCTTCTAAAAGACCTAATTAGCTATAATGATGCTAAAAATATTATATTTAATAGTTTTAATGAACTAATGAGATATAAATATAAAGTTGTTGATATTCGGAGCTCCTATAACAAAATTTCTTTTGAGGATATAAGAGCTCCAACAGATTTGCCCATGTTTGATAAATCTGCAATGGATGGATATGCTGTAATAGCAGAAGATACCTTTGGAGCATCTGAAACTAATCCTATAATCCTAAATTTAATAGATAATACAAATAATATAATTAAAACTGATGAATGTGTGAAATTATCCACAGGAATGCCCCTTCCAAAAGAAGCTAATGCCGTAGTGATGAAGGAATATTGCATCGAAGAAGATGGATTTATAGAGGTTAGAAGGGGAGCTCACCCTTATGAAAATGTGGCAAGAGTTGGGGAGGATGTAAAAAAAGGAGATATTGTTGTAAAAAAAGGGGAGGTAATCACGCCGTATCATATAGCGTTATTATCGTCCTTAGGCATAAAAAATATTAAGGTTTATGATTTAAAAATAGGACTATTATCCACAGGGGATGAATTGGTTGATTTGGATGACTTTAATACAGTAAATGAATTAAAAAATGGATATAAAATAGTAAATTCAAATTCCCTTATGCTTTATTCCCTTATAAATGAAATAGGACTTACACCAACAATATATAAAAGAGCAAGGGATAATAAAGAGGAAATAAAAAATTCAATATTAAAGGCACTTGGTGAAAATGATATAGTAATTACCACAGGTGGAACATCCGTCGGGGATAGGGACTATACCATTGAGGCTATCAAAGAAATTGGAAAGTTATTATTGCACGGCGTCCAAATAAGACCTGGAAAACCTTTTGGATTTGCAAAAAGTATTCTAAATGATGAAGAAAAATTTGTATTTATACTTTCTGGCTATCCTGTGGCTTCTGCGGTTCAGTTTGAACTGTTTTTTAGAAATTATTTCAGAGCTCGTAAATATGTCTATCTTCCATTAAATAGAAATATTGCATCTACACTTGGTAGAACCGATATTGTTAGGGTAAAATTAATAAATAAAGATAATAAAACATATATTGAACCATTGAGGATAACGGGCAGTGGGGTTTTATCTTCAATAACAAAGGCTGACGGTTATGTGCTTATTGATGAAAATATTGAAGGATACGAAGGAGGAGATATTGTAAAGGTTTATTTTTTATAG
- a CDS encoding 30S ribosomal protein S27ae, translating into MATKNTGVQKYKYYKVEGDKVERLKKVCPKCGAGVFMAEHLNRYSCGKCGYTEWKKNK; encoded by the coding sequence ATGGCTACAAAAAATACAGGCGTTCAAAAATACAAATACTACAAAGTCGAAGGAGATAAAGTAGAAAGATTAAAAAAAGTATGTCCAAAATGTGGTGCCGGTGTATTCATGGCTGAGCACTTAAACAGGTATTCATGTGGAAAATGTGGATATACAGAATGGAAGAAAAATAAATAA
- a CDS encoding DNA-directed RNA polymerase yields MYKLITISDTVRVPPYMFGAPLNESLHNILMKKYEGILDKDMGFILSIGEIKEIGEGKVIYGDGAAYHPAIFDVLCYMPELYEVVEGEVVDVVEFGVFIRLGPLDGLIHISQIMDDYVSYDPKREAIIGKETGRVIEKGDRVRARIVAVSLREAKKRGSKIALTMRQPGLGKLEWIEEDKKKKKEKQNK; encoded by the coding sequence TTGTATAAATTAATAACTATTTCAGACACTGTAAGAGTACCTCCATATATGTTCGGAGCTCCGCTAAATGAAAGTCTCCATAATATACTTATGAAAAAATATGAAGGCATACTTGATAAAGATATGGGCTTTATACTATCAATAGGTGAAATAAAAGAAATTGGAGAGGGCAAAGTAATATATGGAGATGGTGCTGCATATCACCCAGCAATTTTTGATGTTTTATGTTATATGCCTGAGCTCTATGAGGTTGTAGAGGGAGAAGTTGTTGATGTTGTGGAATTTGGTGTTTTTATAAGGTTAGGTCCTCTCGATGGACTTATACATATATCTCAGATTATGGATGATTATGTATCTTATGACCCAAAAAGAGAAGCCATAATTGGAAAAGAAACGGGAAGAGTAATCGAAAAAGGAGATAGAGTAAGAGCGAGAATCGTAGCAGTTAGTTTAAGGGAAGCTAAAAAAAGAGGTAGTAAAATAGCACTGACTATGAGACAGCCGGGATTGGGAAAACTGGAATGGATAGAAGAGGATAAAAAGAAGAAAAAAGAAAAACAGAATAAATAG
- the spt4 gene encoding transcription elongation factor subunit Spt4 yields MKACIRCKYLTKEDKCPLCGSETSENWRGFLIILDPINSEIARKIKVDCKGKYALSVK; encoded by the coding sequence ATGAAAGCGTGTATAAGATGTAAATATTTAACAAAAGAAGATAAATGCCCGCTTTGTGGCTCTGAAACTTCTGAAAATTGGAGAGGTTTTTTAATTATACTGGACCCTATAAATTCAGAAATTGCCAGAAAAATTAAAGTGGATTGCAAAGGTAAATATGCATTAAGCGTAAAATAG
- a CDS encoding 30S ribosomal protein S24e translates to MEIKIISDRENPLLNRREVKFILEYEGATPSIKDVKMKLVAMLNADKNMVVVDTLNQEFGKMESSGYAKIYNDEKMMNLIEKKSVLEKNKIEEEKEEIEAEGE, encoded by the coding sequence ATGGAGATAAAAATAATTTCAGATAGGGAAAACCCACTATTGAATAGAAGAGAAGTTAAATTCATATTGGAATATGAAGGAGCTACACCTTCAATAAAAGATGTTAAGATGAAGCTCGTTGCAATGCTAAATGCAGATAAAAACATGGTTGTAGTAGATACGCTTAATCAGGAATTCGGTAAAATGGAATCCAGCGGATATGCAAAAATATACAACGATGAAAAAATGATGAATTTGATTGAAAAAAAATCAGTTTTAGAAAAAAATAAAATTGAAGAAGAAAAAGAAGAAATTGAAGCGGAGGGAGAATAA
- a CDS encoding tRNA uridine(34) 5-carboxymethylaminomethyl modification radical SAM/GNAT enzyme Elp3, protein MNGFNKNALDDSTYKKFIRCIIDKLLANKNNLNALPPKRKKQKVEDIKAQCLRKFNLNIGFPPNSEIIKYATDEEKKDIIPIIRKKPIRTLSGVAVVAVMTSPEKCPHGKCLFCPGGTESTFGDVPQSYTGREPATMRGLMYKFDPYTQTKERIEQLEKVGHPTDKIELIIMGGTFPARPTEYQDNFIKGCFDAMNGTISETLEEAQKINETAKHRCVALTVETRPDYCKENEINQMLKLGTTRVELGVQTIYNDILYYVKRGHTVEDSIKATQLLKDSGLKVSYHIMPGLPKSSKELDKKVFYEIFNNPDFKPDLIKIYPCLVIKGTELYDLWKKGEFKPITDEEAVELITYAKSIMPKWVRTSRIQRDIPATVIEEGVKKSNLGELVYKNLDKKGIKCKCIRCREVGHVMYKKGIVPDINYIKLCREDYIASGGKEIFLSYEDVKNDILIGYLRLRIPYKPFRPEIDDKTALVRQLHVCGQEQKLTEKEDKENSWQHRGYGRLLLKEAERIAKEEFDKNKLLITSGIGVREYYRKLGYKRVGAYMGKDLI, encoded by the coding sequence ATGAATGGATTCAATAAAAATGCCCTCGATGATTCCACATATAAAAAATTTATAAGATGCATAATTGATAAATTACTTGCAAATAAAAATAATTTGAACGCATTACCCCCAAAAAGAAAAAAACAAAAGGTTGAGGATATTAAAGCACAATGTTTAAGGAAATTTAACTTAAATATAGGTTTTCCCCCTAATTCTGAAATAATAAAATATGCAACAGATGAGGAGAAAAAGGATATTATTCCGATTATTAGAAAAAAACCTATTAGAACATTATCTGGGGTAGCTGTTGTGGCTGTAATGACCTCTCCTGAGAAATGCCCCCATGGAAAATGTTTATTCTGTCCAGGAGGAACTGAAAGCACTTTTGGAGATGTTCCTCAGAGTTATACAGGTAGAGAACCTGCCACAATGAGAGGTCTTATGTATAAATTTGACCCTTACACTCAGACAAAAGAACGAATAGAGCAACTTGAAAAGGTGGGACATCCAACAGATAAGATAGAACTGATTATAATGGGGGGAACATTTCCTGCAAGACCTACTGAATACCAGGATAATTTTATAAAAGGATGCTTCGATGCTATGAATGGTACAATATCTGAAACACTTGAAGAGGCACAAAAAATAAATGAAACTGCAAAACATAGATGCGTAGCTCTTACAGTTGAAACTAGACCAGACTACTGCAAGGAAAATGAGATAAATCAAATGCTTAAATTGGGAACCACAAGGGTAGAGCTCGGTGTTCAAACGATATATAACGATATATTATACTATGTAAAAAGAGGGCATACTGTTGAGGATAGCATAAAAGCAACGCAATTATTAAAGGATAGCGGTTTAAAGGTATCATATCATATTATGCCTGGACTTCCAAAATCATCAAAGGAACTTGATAAAAAGGTATTTTATGAAATATTTAATAATCCAGATTTCAAACCAGATTTAATAAAAATATATCCATGTTTGGTAATAAAAGGAACCGAGCTATATGATTTATGGAAAAAAGGGGAATTTAAACCAATAACCGATGAGGAAGCCGTAGAGCTCATAACCTATGCAAAATCCATAATGCCAAAATGGGTGAGAACTTCAAGAATACAGAGGGATATACCTGCAACAGTAATTGAAGAAGGTGTTAAAAAAAGTAATTTAGGTGAATTGGTATATAAAAACCTCGATAAAAAGGGCATAAAATGCAAGTGTATAAGATGTAGGGAAGTAGGTCATGTAATGTATAAAAAGGGAATAGTTCCCGATATTAACTATATAAAATTATGTAGGGAGGATTATATTGCAAGTGGCGGAAAAGAGATATTCCTATCTTATGAAGATGTTAAAAATGATATACTTATTGGGTATTTAAGATTAAGGATACCGTATAAACCATTTAGACCAGAGATAGACGATAAAACTGCACTTGTTAGACAGTTGCATGTATGCGGTCAAGAGCAAAAATTAACCGAAAAAGAAGATAAAGAAAATTCATGGCAACATAGAGGATATGGAAGATTATTACTAAAAGAGGCTGAAAGGATAGCAAAAGAGGAATTTGATAAGAATAAACTGCTAATTACAAGTGGTATTGGCGTAAGGGAATATTATAGAAAGTTGGGTTATAAGCGAGTTGGGGCTTATATGGGTAAAGATTTAATATAA
- a CDS encoding DUF4013 domain-containing protein yields MFVDKYIKEPFEYAMSDWKKIFVGGVLGIIGILPFNLFSAVMDGFNHRFGTSAPSISSLTPIIALFIVASLFTIIISIILTGYYIKVSKHTLNSINILPEWENFGALIKDGFIYYIAMLILALIVVGIPVVLMAILFVATGWVSIANPQYLAGMPNSSVIAGIFLFIAILFILFIILAIYTPLATVNFAKKGFEGVFEFKQIFKLMSVKYIILLILLWIIFLIIQIILNLPATILSIWYILSPNFIVLYSSAVLSAIIKGFLSFFLGVVFYKSISNYYVDRINEIISKKEEII; encoded by the coding sequence ATGTTTGTAGATAAATATATTAAAGAACCATTTGAATATGCCATGTCTGACTGGAAAAAGATATTTGTTGGGGGGGTATTGGGTATTATAGGTATTTTACCATTTAATTTATTTTCTGCTGTGATGGATGGTTTTAATCATAGATTTGGCACATCTGCTCCTTCAATAAGCAGTTTGACTCCAATAATTGCCCTATTTATAGTGGCTTCTTTATTTACAATAATAATTTCAATAATATTAACGGGCTACTACATAAAGGTATCAAAACATACATTGAACTCTATAAATATTCTTCCAGAATGGGAGAACTTCGGAGCTCTCATTAAAGACGGATTTATATATTATATAGCCATGCTTATTTTAGCTCTTATAGTTGTTGGAATACCTGTGGTGTTAATGGCAATATTGTTTGTAGCTACAGGATGGGTTAGCATAGCAAATCCCCAATATTTAGCAGGCATGCCAAATAGTTCAGTTATTGCAGGCATATTTTTGTTTATTGCAATATTATTTATATTATTTATTATTTTGGCAATATATACGCCACTTGCAACGGTAAATTTTGCTAAAAAAGGATTTGAAGGTGTCTTTGAATTCAAACAAATATTTAAATTGATGTCGGTAAAATATATTATTTTACTTATATTACTGTGGATAATATTTTTAATAATTCAAATAATACTGAATTTACCAGCCACTATATTGTCAATATGGTATATATTATCTCCTAACTTTATAGTGTTGTATAGCTCAGCAGTTTTATCTGCAATTATAAAAGGCTTTTTGTCATTCTTCTTAGGGGTAGTATTTTATAAATCCATCTCCAATTACTATGTGGATAGAATAAATGAGATTATAAGTAAAAAAGAAGAAATAATTTAA
- a CDS encoding GTP-dependent dephospho-CoA kinase family protein: MYILNERLREILKKPFGKVYKELPLINGKVISIGDITTKNLLSKNIIPNLSIFDLKTKRDISVEINHKFKKVFEINNPPGCISDEAMEKIKYLSTRNNEDVALKVNGEEDLLTIPVIKYFPEDTIVLYGQPNEGVVLLKINKDLKNRIDEILNMMDKR; encoded by the coding sequence ATGTATATATTGAATGAGAGATTACGGGAAATACTTAAAAAACCCTTTGGAAAAGTATATAAAGAACTACCGCTTATAAATGGAAAGGTCATTTCTATTGGTGATATCACTACCAAAAATCTTTTATCAAAAAATATAATACCAAATTTATCAATCTTTGATTTAAAAACTAAAAGAGATATATCTGTGGAAATAAATCACAAATTTAAAAAAGTTTTTGAAATAAACAATCCTCCGGGATGTATATCTGATGAAGCAATGGAAAAAATTAAATACCTTTCCACAAGAAATAATGAAGATGTTGCTTTAAAAGTAAATGGTGAAGAAGATTTGCTCACCATACCAGTTATAAAATATTTTCCCGAGGATACTATTGTATTATATGGACAACCTAATGAAGGTGTAGTGTTGCTAAAAATAAACAAGGATTTAAAAAATAGAATAGATGAAATATTGAATATGATGGATAAAAGATAA